The Diabrotica undecimpunctata isolate CICGRU chromosome 3, icDiaUnde3, whole genome shotgun sequence genome includes the window CAAATTACTGAAGTCGCCAAACTAAGAGCAAAATGTTCTAGATGTGAATTAAAAGATATgcctcaaaaaaaaatttaaggagCAAGGCATATTATTTGCTAAGGaaggaaaatttttgtttttattggaaattatCCACAATTCTAGACCAAAATGCGTTGATTTTGACAGTTCAGTGTCCACTTCGGAAAacacatattaaatttaatattttgttcaaaGGCACTACAGTTTAAGCCTGACCTGGACCTTCTTCAGTACCCTTCTCCAAAGATCTCGATCTACAGCTAATGTTTTTCTTGAAGTTGGTTTTAGGAAGTTTTTGGCATTCACATTTACTTCGTCGTCACATCCCTTTTTTGGTATGTCTTTTTCCTTGCATTCCGGACCACGTATCTTGCCCACTATAATCTCTACAGACTAATGCATGTAATGCATGTCACTAAAGTTttcgtaaaaaaataaatatgtattttctaattaattgatggattcgaccgttacttgatggaaattcattttatgtaacaataaaacactgaaaactttgttttcaaaacttccacaaaatttattttaaattcttatcactacagctgtttcggctgattgcctttctcaagtgatctgtttttggcatgggtttacactttatagtctctaatgaaataggttgagggggggagaactgtttgtctcaagctggtcattcagaattatatctgtgttttttaatttgttgatttccatagattctaacaaagatagcttaaggcgtttattttgaatgtgtagaattttaaattcgtcattaaaagaatgattatgatctagaaggtgaagtgcgtatgtagaatctgtttttctattattgaaagcccttttatgttctgctattcgtttattaaaatttctacctgtttgaccaatgtaagtttttgggcagtcgccacatttaagtttgtacacaccactgtgtaagtgttttttatgttggctcttgttgtttttaatatatttgcctaggttgttatttgttctgaaagctggtgttattcctttcttttttatgtgtttggctatttttgttgatattttgcctgtatatgtaatcgagcagaaggtatcaccaccagagaaaaaacccagtaccttctgctcgatcatttaagagagaacaatcaagtcacaaaaatgatgaagtaacagacataggaacaaccatagaaaacataaaatataacctggaaagctttaaacaagattcgacaaagttcttatataaaattagaatagctcagaaaataaaaaatatagaaacaaagaacttagaccctgaaagtctgtatgaggtaattaaaaaatatattcatgaagcggcaaatgaagcactgggaaaagttgaaaatcggaaaaaaggaaaacctgaatggttgtcaacgaaactagaagagaaagttctcaagaaaaaacaagcatatcacatatggcttcaatccaaagatactcaagacagagaaatatacgctaaatggaatagagaagttaaaaaagacgtggataaggcaaAAAATATAAACTGTGAGgttaagtgtgatgaactggacagatttatgggtggaaaaaaagtggcgcaagcttggaaaacattaaaacagtttaggaaaaatgagaaaaatgaagacaacatttctctcataaagttaaatgaatgggaagaatattatacgaaactgctgaaagaggatagagtagagtacagatgggaaaagataagggaattaatagacaacagagacgaaagacaggaaatccctataatagcattatctgaattgacgaaTACCTTAAAAGAgattaaaaacggaaaagccgcagggcctggagacattcccatagagctggttaaatatgggccgactgcacttttagaattaatagtagaccttttcaataaatgtatgtgtggagaccaggaaattcctaaagattggaataaatcttatataagctccatatataagagagggaataaaagagactgttccaattctagaggtattagtgtgacgagctctgtgggccggttgtacggcagaatattaaagaagagggttgaaagacagatacaagatattgaagaacaaagcggctttcgtaccggaagatcctgccttgataatatatttatcctacgacaaataattgaaaagcgtgtcgaaagaagtagagagacccattgggtatttatagaccttgagaaagcatatgatagtgtcccgttaaagaaaatgtttgaggtcctcaaaaggtccagattggattcgacgtatatccgagcgatatataaattgtacgaaaatgcagttagttgtgtaaaaattggaaccagaacctcaaatgaatttaaagtcactaaaggcctaaagcaaggatgctgtttgtcaccgacactctttaaaatatacgtccaagaagcattgaggaattggagaaataaatgtagatttatgggcatcgaagtgggacaagaaactctgtatacattgttgtttgcagatgatcaggtggtggttgcaaccgatgaggaagatataaattatatgaatcgaaaattatttgaggaatgtgccaaatgggggcttactgtgaatgaatatttaaaaattggaggaaataccacagatctgaggcttgaaaacgcagtcataaaaggctgcaaccagtataaatatctaggaagcatcatagcagcagatggcagagttaagatagatgtacaaaaccgaataacccaagggaaaaaatgcatccgaatactgaattcattactgtggtctaataaaataaagatgcataccaaacttcgcgtatacagagtaGACAACGTAtacaattgtagaaccaattaccacatatggtgccgaatgttggacgatgacaaagaatgaacgagataaagtagacgttgtggaaatgaattatcttagaaggtcatgtcgagtatcgagaatggaaagaatcaggaatgaggaaatacgaaaccgtacaggaattagagatactctttcagatagaatacaaggaaggcaattacaatggtatggtcacgtgatgagaatggaggaggagcggtggccaaagaaagccttaatgtatgttccgccagaaagaaggaaaaggggaagaccaccaaattcctggagaagagaaatcacaaaaacaatgcaatctagaggcttagaagagggagattggagagataggaaaagatggaggctgaaatacgggaagcggcaatcgccgtaggacccccgttatatgatgatgatgagactTGGATGGCTAGGATATAAGTTATTTAGGGCAATTAGAGAACTTAGGGAATCCGTAATAATGACTTTGGGTTTGGGTTTGGGTTTTGATACTAATttctaccacaaaatttattgcattgaGAATAGCGGTTAACTCGGCTGTGTAAATGGATGTTAATTTAAGgagtttcattaatatttttattttattagacataaatgctgctctcactccatctatagttttagaggcatcggtatatataagatatggttactgtatgtcttaagttaattatccaaggaaagattcagggcaaacgaagcgtggagagacgacgtatatcttggctgcgcaatttaagagactggttccagtgcacatctaaccaattatttagagcaacagcttcaaagatacgaatagcaatgatgattgccaaactccgtagcggagaaggcacttgaagaagaagatgtcttaagttcttggaggacatattgatataatgctttgggatggttatctgcttttttatatatggagagTTTGGTATTGATAGATGGGATGGGAACAGTCCAAGGGGAACAGTGTTAATATCGGATATACAATAGGTATCTGGAAATTTGAATTCAAGTTCATTGAGGTATCTACTTACCCTTTCATAAAAAGGAAGGTCAAGCCTAGCAtgtgttttaaagatattcctaAAACGGTCTGAATATAAATAGTGGTTAACAGGATTCATAGGATTTGCCTGTATTGATGCCGCATATGTTAGTGAAAGTTGTTTTCTTCGGAATTTCAGGGGGACTTCTCTCCAGCTTCACAGTGTAAACTTTCAGTAGGGCTAGTATAAAAGGCACCTAGTATGGTTCGCAAAGCACTATTTATTTTGTATTCGATCGAGTTGTTTTATGATATATGGTTTTGCTGAATCATAAATATTACAAGCTTAATCGAGTTTGGACCTGATTAATGACTTGTACATAAGGGTCAGTGTTTTACTATCTGCTCCCCACGTGTTATGTGCAACAGTTTTTATTATGTTAAGTGCAGATTGACACCTACTTTTTAGATCATGAATGTGGTGGTTCCAGGATAACCTGTTGTCAAATGTCATACCTAGATATTAAATTTTCtcaacatattttatttctttattacatagttttaattctggagtgatataacttcttttttttttaaaataacatagcctttgattttgttgttgataattgaAGACCTGTGGAATTTGTCCATAATTCGAGATTCCATAGCACTTTCTGCAGATGGGCCTGAAGGGTTTTATAATTTATTCCCTTAACAAAAATGATTAAGTCATCTGCAAAGAGTCTAGCTTTTACTGGTAAGTCACAAGtggagatataattatttattgcaataagaaatagggagacgcttaaattagatccttggggaattccatttttttgaatttttgtattaGATAAAGTACCGTTAACTCGTACATTAAAAGTTCGATAAAttaggaaattttttataaattgtgcTATATTACCTTTTATTCCCCATCGGCTAAGTGTTTGAATAATACCATGTCGCCAAACTGTATCGTATGCTCTagttttgtcaaaaaatactgtGATACATTTTTGTCCACATGCCATTGCTTCATGAATCTCAGATTCTAAACTAATAAGATTATCCAGTGTTAAACGATTTTTACGAAATCCGCTTTGTTCCGGGGCAAGTAATTTATTATTGTCTACACAACCTCATTAATCTGTTGGGTATGATTTCTCGAGAACTTTTCACATTACAGAAGTTAGAGAAATAGGTATATATAAATGTGACAGAGATTTTggttgattttgtttataaatagggaTGACGATAGATgatgatattattttgaattcctgcattttataaagtgTATATAattgatagtttttacataaaatagggttgttgttattatttttattattattaaggaataaaacaaaagacttaactcaacaatatattaaagcaaaatttgtaaccaaattaaagaataactgggcactatcagaggctgataaacattttaacataagcaaaatcacagtttttctattaataaaaaatggagggaacaaaaaactctcgaaagaaagcgagtgtctggaagaccaaaactatactaaatttgggtacgtaaaaataaaattaatattttctaatatctccatcagcattgataacagtttgtagtcttcggtccatctgtgTGAAAGgatcccaaacctgttgtattcAGTACCACAGCTCTTCAGCAGTTTGAGGTACAAAATTATGTCGATATAACCGTTTTATAATAGCCCCCCATACATTCTCgatcgattgggtttaaatctggactgtagctgggccatgataaggtttcgatgttgttattctggagccactggtttattatatttgcagcgTGAACAGGATAATTAtcttggaggataaaattattttctggatataACTGTTCTACATTGGGAAACATAATGTTTTCTATCATCAATGCGctataccattcccattcctctagatgaaatccatcgccatacattggcgctaaaatgaccagctgctcgatatctaccAGAATATAAAGGATTATAAaattttgctgcagttcggtacctaagacgcgatgctttaattttGCGCCAAGTTGtggtctttcttcccggaaactgtgacataattcttgtagttttcgcatcttcaaaaggattctcttctaatctctccaaaagcgtacgatcttcatgagcggtagatatttttggttttcaaaaaccttgctttctttctagagcttcttgttctctccatcttttattaatattaaaaactgttgttctacttacgttaaaatggttcgctacggcagatagtagccaaccatcttctaattgaGTTACAATtgttgcttttagttctttgctagcatgtgaaGCCATTTATTTAGGTTGCAGAATAAGTTATCTTACAAATTTTAGGATTTGGCAGTGACTAAGtaagtatttattatttaaaatacaatgctcaattttctacaaaataacctttaagagtcgtatcagtttttttagtaaCCAGCTGTACGTTATTAGTAATAGTTctctatattattataaaactctataaataaataaataaaacattctaGGACCATTTGGGGAAGACACCATCAATGATAATAGAAAGTGATAATTGAATTATACAAGTTAAATAATCttccataggaaggaggaaaagaagacgacaccgaaaatcctggaggaacaaaGTAGACGACACCAttagtaagagaggcctaaaccatgaagaatggaacaacaagagagatggaaacggttgaacgagggaaggcagtgaatactgtagaatccctaaatatatataataatgagTTCGCATAACTAATGAGTTCCATCGCGAAGGATATCCATAAGTACACTTGGGCCCAGAAGAAAATTAATCTAAAATAAATTACCGATTATATCATTACAAAAACTAACACTATACTGCTTGTATGTTATAGTTAAAAGAGGTGCAGAATGTGGCACATATCACGAGCTATTAATCGTCGAAGTAGAAGTACCTTTGAACTGGCAAAGACAAAAGGTActgatatatacaaatatataactAAGACtatacaaataaagaaaatggaaaaaaattgaaataaacctGCTGCAAGAGAATTTCGTTAAACTTTTATATGAAAGCAGTAAAAAACAGAAATTAGGAGAATTCAGATTCGGAACCATTGCAGAAACATATGAACATGTGGTAATATATATTAAAGCGGCAGCTCTAGAAGCATTAGGCAAAGAGGAACAAAAAACGAACCAGTATAAAATcgatttaatataaaaatagaaaaaatactcTATAAAAATATCGAAGCTCAAAGAACGAAGAAGTTTTAgagaaatatgaagaaaaaaatataaaaaagtttaaagaagaataagaaaaaaggaCGAGAAATGGGAAAACGAATGCCGAAACATCGAAGAGTATTTTGGATGCACAAAAAGCTCTGAATCCGGGAAAGTACTTAAATCATTCAGAAACAATAATAGGGAGAAAAAGCTGACAGACCCTACAATGAGAAAAATATCATAGGGATCTACTAACAGAAAACCGACGTAACTTCGAAGAAAATGCAGAAAGACTGTAATATCAGAGTCCAAGTAAAATAAATTTGTCTATAGAAGAAGAGCAATTAAgaacactaaaataaaaaaaactacaactCAAATGGAAAAAAGTTAAATGGCAAAGTTGTAGTTAACAAAAAGGTCTAAAACttttgtatttacacttttttcacatAACTCAAAATTTATGCGAAAAATTCAAATAACCGAGTTTTTGGTTTCTTATTTTTATCGCCCACAATTTTTTCCCCGAAATGTAAAAACTTTTTATGTCCCACATacactgtatttttttttatttaaaataatccataacttatTCTGTATTTACAGCTTTTTGTCAAGTCATCAGCTGTCTTTTTAAATTACAAGATTGCAAAATCATTAATACTAGACACTAATTTGTTCTGGAGCGTGGAGGATTGTCCCTACGACACCGAAAGAAAAACTGGCTTGCTCTGGTATAAGGTACTAAAATTCTTAGCACTTTGGTACCCAGGGCTCGGAGTTGTCTCTGCCGTATCGAACGTTATATTGACTGTCAAGGACAGGGTGCTGCCATTTTCTACATTTGTGCCAGAATCTCCTCCTTACTGGATGCTTCACATATTACAAGATTATTCGTTTTTAACAGTCACTGTTGGAGCTCAGATGTTTGACGTTTTCTTCGGTACTTTAATGTTAATGGTTGTTATTCAGTGGAGAATGTTTAATAGAAAGCTGGTGAAGGTACTAGAGGCCAAAGCAGATACAAAGGAGGAAAGAAGGTTGTTTAAGTACGAAATTCAGAAGATTGTAGACTATCATAATTTCTTGAGAGGGTAAGTGATCTAGTTTTAAGTATAATGGGTATTAAGTTCAAAGTGCAATTAAAGAGTTCTATTTAAAAACCAGTCAAATCAATTGTTTTCTTAAATTCAGTTTTTATATACATCGTATAGAACAATGTTTGCACATCTTTTAGTGCATAAATCAGCTATCTCTAACAAAGGTAAATACATTGTCTCCAAGGTAAATACATGGTCTAAGAAGTTGACTGTATCATTAATATGAGTACTTAGGTGCAAGAATCGGTCAACTCCAGGAAATGACTGTTTCTTGCCACCAATAGTTCTATTGGCAACAGGAAAAAACGACTGTGCGTAATAATATAGAAACTTTATAGATTCAAACcgttaaaaaaaggaaaaaacggATGGAAAGCAAATGGAAACGTAACGTAATGAAAAGTAAACAGGATATAGGGGAAGAATATATTAATTGGGcaaataaactaatttaaaagaaaactactGGACCAAATTGCCATTGTAGAAAAACATATTTTACGAAAATAgacgacacacacacacaaagaacGTACTTGACCAATTGTATAGTACGGGAgataaaactaaacaagacatTTATTTAGAAGGATTAATTCAATGTGTCAAAACTGCAAAGGAAATGGCCGACTAGGAGAAAGGAGAGAAAAAAACAGCACCTGTAAGTGTAAGGTAATATTTTtgttacaaaatataataattggctctaaaattttttttttggtctttTTTTTAGTTACGTGTAGGAAGCCAGGAAATCATAGTATGCAAACAAGCATACTGTTCTTTATCTGgagtataaaaaaattaagtgtCTCAAATTGACAAAAATCTGACGCTGGGTAGTATTATGTCACCTTCCCATAAACGTGGAGAGCATTCCAATCGACCGAACAATACCAGCGTAGCAATAATAACGCAAAGAGAGGAACATAAAAAATATGAGCCAAAAAAGTATGTTTCATTTAGACGACAAGAAAAACTTAAAGGACATTAAGCCACTCAATCATTATCTTAGGTTTGGGCATCCCAGGTCAGATACTTGCCAGAAATGTAACTGCCTGAACAACACAATTGCCGCAGCAGGCAATGCAGAAACTAAAACCCGCTTAAAAACTGAAACGCATCTACACTTACAGAAAGccgaaatattttatataaaattacgGGAATATACAAATCTTGCTTGCGGAGACAAATCAGTTGATGTCTTATGCTTTGATTACCAACAAAACCTTCGACTGCCACATATTCCTTCAGGCGACGTGTTTTGCAAAAGGCAGCAGATATAGCAATACAACTTTTGTGTAGATTTTGCCAAGAAAAGAGAGTCTACTTTTATATGTACGATAGACTCACTGCCAATAAGGTTGTAACGAAGTGGTcagttattttcattaatatttaataaactttatcCCGGAAACTGTTACAACCCTCCATTTATTTTTTGGACAACTGTTTTGTCCAAAACAAAAATCACACCATAGTGTAGTTCTTTTAAACATTCATAAATGCTTTTAATAGTATTCTTCAGCAAATTATACATCAGTTGTCAGACCCCGGTCACAGTTTTCTACCGTACGATCGTTGCTTtggtctggttaaaaaaaaaaacgaaaaaaagaaaTAGTATACTTACCTTCTGAATGAAGAAAATTAGTCAGAAAAACATCAAAACAGTTTTGCGTAATAGACGTTACTCAGAATATgatcattagacttcggcaaatatgcaaataaaaatgtagaaaatatgcgcataaatatgcacgtgtttacccgaaaatatgcaaatattttacaaaatatgcatacaaataaataaaaaaatcgtaaaatagtaacaattttatttaaaaaaaaagtgtacataactaaatatttcctactattcattaagatttacatttattttaagtaactacatcatttttaagtatgaataaacttatttagaattatggtaacaataaatgaccaagtggtgttcaaaattttctaacaaaaacttgtggcttctgtctgagtacatatatttatatatggaaaaacttcgttcaacatcaactgatgtaacgggagcatttttcaaactaaccaaaacatttggttctaaattaataatagaacactgactacttcagaaagaatatggtaacctttatttttttccatagtagcttcaaatttttttaaaatatcttttccaatattacctctaacgttccgacaacatgacgcaaattcttttattaatgctgtactttcgaacaatgacagttttggtgattctaactgagtaattgttttttgaacaaaactaaaatttgattttataaattaaagttcttgttgaagcaagttactctgaaaagtttgtttagaattcaaaagagattgggaactttcatctgttaacgtatcaattatgttctttattttaacaaaatgatctgcataaaaattagctgcttctaaccatgttccccatcgcgttaaaataggttgtggtggaagaggaatgttaggtagcatttctttataaagttgaattcttataggatatttaagaaatacttttttgacactggatatcatggtatttacaagaggaaacttttttcgtatttcctctgcaactctgtttaatccatgcgctacacaagtaacatgtattaaatctgggaaaaatatttttaaattttgtcctgctttcaccatataaggagcagcatccgataaaataagcagcaatttattagaaggaatagttctcgaaagaaaaaaagttgctaatgtttcttgtataaaacgcgaaattgttaaagcatttgttttctcaagttgctggcatgaaataagatgagattttggtagggtatcttctttaagaacaccaatcaataaatgagcaatatactttcctgaggaatcagtggtttcgtctacagatatgtaaaaataattatctgcaatttcttccttaatattaattaacaccgacgagtatagcccgttcacattatttcttcttagagaccgatcacttggaacattaagtttgcaatatttttttagaaacgaactaaaatttacatttgctaattttgaaagcggtatgtttgcagacactaatgcgcgacacaagtcttcattaaaagtttcttgctcatctaatttttttgaagtagattggaaacatttagcaattgaagtttgatgtttttctcctatttttccttttttttgcaatgtgtgaagcagttctcacatgttggtctacctgaaatttcttctcacatgctatctataaataaaaataaaaacctttattttaacccaacctttaaaatataaaaatatacaaggtgtttttggttaatcaaataactggtttggaaaaaaaaacactcgctaagtgttttaaatgcagtattaatccacaaattagtttttgttactaaccattagtacatcatataacttattttaaaattcaacaaaagtttttttttgttaattcaatattacaataaaaataattgtgttttagaatagctgacttcataaaaaaaagtaaaggtgaaaaatttttctaaatacacaccattgtattgtaccatggacaattttttctcactaaaggaagctatttttcatttaaaaacaacctacgagtactaaatttcaagtaaatacgtttattggttttaaagttattgttgttattaactaaaagaatttaattttttttaattttaacaccctttatctcgaaaagtaaataagtttgacccctcattaactatatcgttttgttccatttttcgagaagtatctacagtcaaacgttgtaagtgtcatttggaaacaccctgtatgtatgaaatattagatatttaatagaaaatattagatacttacaattttgccacagactgaacagtagatttttcccatatccatagacagctctttataaggtttaatccaagttgaagcactggttgtttt containing:
- the LOC140435430 gene encoding uncharacterized protein; its protein translation is MIKSSAKSLAFTVKRGAECGTYHELLIVEVEVPLNWQRQKLFVKSSAVFLNYKIAKSLILDTNLFWSVEDCPYDTERKTGLLWYKVLKFLALWYPGLGVVSAVSNVILTVKDRVLPFSTFVPESPPYWMLHILQDYSFLTVTVGAQMFDVFFGTLMLMVVIQWRMFNRKLVKVLEAKADTKEERRLFKYEIQKIVDYHNFLRGYVERINKLMAYVNLEMITLVVVTYCVSLFVILICAPDDALTRIALLFLYTNEFLLFYILPAQLLATEVNNKP